From Weissella diestrammenae, a single genomic window includes:
- a CDS encoding YitT family protein, which yields MQSFEDYMRNHEYTGRLTAAVVYAVAAAIALNFFWTNGHIYSSGITGLSQLVNTLFERLLGFDLPVYILLVLLNIPLLFFSYRNIGAKFTIFTAIAIVMASMAMRFIAGPVVPWTKDPLMDAIFGGLINGFGTGFALRNGLSTGGLDVIGIVLKRKYGINMGKANLMFNFFILLGSGFLFGPKYALYTAIGLVVNARMIDTVYTRQQKMQLMVITEMPQEVAMALQSQLRRGITIVHHAEGAYNHHPKEILFTVISLYEEVDAYAAIHQADPGAWASMWRIERTFGRFYEPRL from the coding sequence ATGCAATCATTTGAAGATTATATGCGTAATCATGAGTATACTGGTCGCTTAACGGCAGCCGTTGTTTACGCTGTTGCAGCAGCTATTGCTTTGAATTTTTTCTGGACTAACGGTCATATTTATTCTTCTGGGATCACTGGGTTATCACAATTAGTCAATACTTTATTTGAACGTCTATTAGGATTTGACTTACCGGTGTATATCTTATTAGTTTTATTGAATATTCCGCTATTGTTCTTTTCATATCGCAATATTGGGGCTAAATTCACTATTTTCACCGCAATTGCCATTGTTATGGCATCAATGGCAATGCGTTTTATTGCGGGACCTGTTGTGCCCTGGACCAAAGATCCGCTTATGGACGCTATTTTTGGTGGCTTGATTAATGGTTTTGGCACTGGATTTGCTTTACGTAATGGCCTTTCAACTGGGGGGCTTGACGTCATTGGGATTGTCTTAAAGCGTAAATATGGGATTAATATGGGAAAAGCCAATTTGATGTTTAATTTCTTCATTTTGCTTGGATCGGGATTCTTATTTGGCCCCAAATACGCTTTATATACAGCGATTGGCTTAGTAGTGAATGCACGAATGATTGATACGGTTTATACACGGCAGCAGAAAATGCAATTAATGGTGATTACTGAAATGCCACAAGAAGTTGCGATGGCATTGCAAAGTCAGTTACGCCGTGGTATTACGATTGTGCACCATGCGGAAGGCGCCTATAATCATCATCCAAAAGAAATTTTGTTTACAGTGATTTCTTTGTATGAAGAAGTTGATGCTTACGCGGCAATTCATCAGGCGGACCCAGGCGCTTGGGCATCGATGTGGCGAATCGAACGGACATTCGGGCGCTTTTATGAACCACGATTGTGA
- the aspS gene encoding aspartate--tRNA ligase, translating into MKRTNYAGLIDEKYLGQTVVLQGWVQKRRDLGALIFVDLRDREGLVQLTFSEAINADALTVADQIRTEFVIEATGVVVARDENAINAQMRSGKIEVQVQQVEILSTAKTTPFYIEDDINVSDELRLKYRYLDLRRPEMQRNLRIRSKVTAATHEFLDANGFIDIETPYLAKSTPEGARDYLVPSRVNPGSFYALPQSPQLFKQLLMGAGFDRYYQVARAFRDEDLRGDRQPEFTQLDLETSFMSQSEIIALVNEWVAAIMKKTVDFDLNIAEIPTLDWAESMARFGTDKPDMRFGMELIDLSSLLAQSEFGVFSKAIANGGQVKAIVVPGAAEHYSRKDIDKMAQYIERFGAKGLAWLKITADGITGPIAKFLTAESDALLAATEAKEGDLVLFAADKPAVVAATLDALRRMTAKAQGLIDESKWQFAWIVNWPLFEYQPDEDRWISAHHPFTMPNEEDLPLMDTTEGAHQAHAQSYDLVLNGYELGSGSIRIHRMDIQQKMLAALGFTPEAAEEAFGFLLEGMTYGFPPMGGIALGLDRLAMLLAGVDNIREVIAFPKNSKGSEPMTDAPLPVAKAQLDELGLVAPIYAETSTPNMAEE; encoded by the coding sequence ATGAAAAGGACAAATTATGCAGGATTAATTGATGAAAAGTATTTAGGTCAAACTGTTGTTTTACAGGGATGGGTTCAAAAGCGACGTGATTTGGGGGCGCTTATTTTCGTTGACCTTAGAGATCGTGAAGGACTGGTACAGTTAACATTTTCTGAGGCAATTAATGCCGATGCATTAACCGTGGCTGATCAAATCAGGACCGAATTTGTGATTGAGGCGACTGGTGTCGTTGTTGCGCGTGATGAAAATGCGATTAATGCGCAGATGCGTTCAGGTAAAATTGAAGTGCAGGTGCAACAAGTTGAGATTTTATCAACTGCTAAAACAACCCCATTTTATATTGAAGATGATATTAATGTATCAGATGAGCTCCGTTTGAAATACCGATATCTTGATTTGCGTCGTCCTGAAATGCAAAGGAATCTACGCATTCGGTCAAAGGTCACCGCAGCAACCCACGAGTTTTTAGATGCTAATGGGTTTATTGATATTGAAACCCCATACTTAGCTAAGTCGACGCCTGAAGGTGCGCGTGACTATCTGGTACCATCACGGGTTAATCCGGGTTCATTTTATGCATTACCACAATCACCACAACTATTTAAACAGTTATTGATGGGAGCTGGTTTTGACCGTTATTATCAAGTAGCGCGTGCGTTTCGTGATGAAGATTTACGAGGTGACCGTCAGCCCGAATTTACACAACTTGATTTGGAGACCTCATTCATGTCGCAAAGCGAAATTATCGCATTGGTTAATGAATGGGTTGCTGCGATTATGAAAAAAACAGTTGATTTTGACTTGAATATAGCTGAAATTCCAACTTTAGATTGGGCTGAATCAATGGCTCGTTTTGGAACTGATAAACCTGATATGCGTTTTGGTATGGAGTTGATTGATTTATCAAGTTTACTAGCGCAATCTGAATTTGGTGTCTTTTCAAAAGCTATCGCAAATGGCGGGCAGGTTAAGGCAATTGTTGTGCCAGGGGCAGCAGAACATTATTCACGCAAAGATATTGACAAAATGGCACAATATATTGAACGCTTTGGTGCCAAAGGGTTAGCTTGGTTAAAAATTACAGCAGATGGCATTACTGGTCCAATTGCTAAGTTTTTGACGGCCGAAAGTGATGCACTGCTTGCAGCTACAGAAGCAAAAGAAGGTGACTTAGTGTTGTTCGCAGCTGATAAACCGGCTGTAGTTGCGGCAACCCTTGATGCATTGCGACGTATGACAGCTAAAGCGCAGGGATTAATTGATGAATCAAAGTGGCAATTTGCATGGATTGTTAATTGGCCATTGTTTGAATATCAACCAGATGAAGATCGTTGGATTTCAGCTCACCATCCATTTACAATGCCAAATGAGGAAGATTTGCCATTGATGGATACGACTGAGGGTGCACATCAAGCACACGCACAATCTTATGATTTGGTGTTGAATGGCTATGAATTGGGTTCAGGGTCAATTCGTATTCATCGAATGGATATTCAGCAAAAGATGCTTGCTGCACTTGGCTTTACACCTGAAGCGGCTGAAGAGGCCTTTGGGTTCTTACTTGAAGGTATGACCTATGGATTCCCACCCATGGGGGGGATTGCTCTTGGGTTAGATCGCTTAGCCATGTTATTAGCTGGTGTTGATAATATCCGTGAAGTAATTGCATTCCCTAAGAACTCAAAAGGGAGTGAACCGATGACTGATGCGCCATTGCCAGTGGCAAAGGCGCAATTAGATGAACTTGGTTTGGTTGCACCAATTTATGCTGAAACGTCAACGCCAAATATGGCAGAAGAATAG
- the hisS gene encoding histidine--tRNA ligase: MAKATYQKPKGTADLLPGESSKWHFVEETARLLFNDYQYHEIRTPIFENFEVFSRTSGDTSDVVTKEMYDFFDKGERRMALRPEGTAGVVRAFVENKLFGPEFQKPYKAFYIGPMFRYERPQAGRMRQFHQIGVEAFGSESPALDAEMIAMVVDLFQTLGLTQLKVAVNSLGDIESRHNYREALIAYLTPFFDELSKDSQVRLEKNPLRVLDSKDQADQAIVANAPSILDYLSDDAKVRFEQLQRYLDALGVEYEVDATVVRGLDYYNHTIFEVMTQSKALGTGWTTIAGGGRYSGLVSELGGPELPGIGFGIGLERLMLLLADEQANLPGIAPLDVYVAHQGEGTEVTALQMVQAVRAFGYSADCDFSDRKLKGQFKTADREQARYIIVIGEQELLAQSANLKNMTTGHEITVKLAELYTNLPAYIDESIEQNEGENNA, encoded by the coding sequence ATGGCAAAAGCAACATATCAAAAACCCAAAGGGACAGCTGATCTCTTACCTGGAGAGTCAAGTAAATGGCATTTTGTTGAAGAAACGGCTCGGTTACTATTTAACGATTACCAATATCACGAAATCCGAACGCCAATTTTTGAAAACTTTGAAGTCTTTTCACGTACCTCTGGGGATACTTCAGACGTTGTTACAAAAGAAATGTATGATTTTTTTGATAAAGGCGAGCGTCGAATGGCGCTCAGACCAGAAGGTACGGCAGGTGTCGTCCGCGCGTTTGTTGAAAACAAATTATTTGGACCTGAGTTTCAAAAGCCTTATAAAGCCTTTTATATTGGCCCCATGTTTCGATATGAACGACCACAAGCGGGTCGTATGCGTCAGTTCCATCAAATCGGGGTGGAGGCATTTGGCTCAGAATCACCAGCCTTAGATGCTGAAATGATTGCGATGGTTGTTGATTTATTCCAAACACTTGGTCTGACACAATTAAAGGTTGCGGTAAATTCATTGGGTGATATTGAATCACGGCACAATTATCGTGAAGCGCTCATTGCTTATTTAACCCCATTTTTTGATGAACTATCAAAGGATTCACAGGTGCGATTAGAAAAAAATCCATTACGTGTCTTAGATTCAAAGGATCAAGCAGACCAAGCAATTGTGGCCAATGCACCGTCAATTCTTGACTATCTTAGTGATGATGCAAAAGTTCGATTTGAACAATTGCAGCGTTATTTAGACGCTCTAGGTGTTGAATATGAGGTTGATGCCACAGTTGTTCGGGGACTAGATTATTATAACCATACAATTTTTGAGGTGATGACACAGTCCAAAGCCTTGGGAACTGGTTGGACTACGATTGCCGGTGGTGGTCGTTATAGTGGCCTCGTATCTGAATTAGGTGGTCCTGAATTGCCGGGAATTGGTTTTGGGATTGGTTTAGAGCGCCTGATGTTGTTATTAGCTGATGAACAGGCTAATTTACCTGGGATAGCACCACTTGATGTGTATGTTGCACATCAAGGCGAAGGAACTGAAGTGACGGCTTTACAGATGGTTCAAGCAGTACGTGCATTTGGTTATTCGGCTGATTGCGATTTCTCAGATCGAAAGTTGAAAGGGCAGTTTAAAACGGCAGATCGTGAACAAGCACGTTATATCATTGTGATTGGTGAGCAAGAATTACTAGCGCAATCCGCCAACTTAAAGAATATGACAACGGGCCATGAAATAACTGTTAAATTGGCTGAACTATATACAAATCTGCCAGCATATATTGATGAATCTATCGAACAAAACGAAGGGGAGAATAACGCATGA
- a CDS encoding N-acetylmuramoyl-L-alanine amidase: MLGIRRLTNLIFKFITRFWVPLAITIGMLTVAITFTMVLLVKQQITVQIPNLTLRVGPDVLKAAKGTLKQGEHLNILAKDNGWYQVQREDESTGWVAGWLLERKVPLKHMSLLSEATIELDPGHGGSDSGAQSIDEKHFEKTYTLQLAKRVRNELVENYGTRVVMSRDTDKLVYLAVIPKVGEANRANAFISFHFDSAKPDNSASGFTTYYGRENNGSKDLATQMNQAMSPVMPLTNRGVEQADYVVLEANSVPAILLENGYINTSKDFSYIKSPAYQQKIAQRIPIGLQRYLNAAAKTSH, translated from the coding sequence ATGCTAGGTATTCGACGACTCACTAATTTGATTTTTAAATTTATTACACGATTTTGGGTGCCACTAGCAATTACCATTGGTATGCTGACAGTCGCAATCACTTTTACGATGGTCTTATTGGTGAAACAACAGATTACGGTCCAAATTCCCAATTTGACGTTGCGTGTTGGCCCAGATGTTTTAAAAGCAGCCAAAGGCACTTTAAAACAAGGTGAACATTTAAATATATTAGCCAAAGACAATGGTTGGTATCAGGTACAAAGAGAAGATGAATCAACGGGATGGGTTGCTGGATGGTTGCTGGAACGCAAGGTGCCTTTAAAGCATATGAGTTTACTGTCTGAAGCAACGATTGAGTTGGACCCAGGTCATGGTGGGTCTGATTCAGGTGCCCAGAGTATTGATGAAAAACATTTCGAAAAAACATATACATTGCAATTGGCAAAACGTGTTCGAAATGAACTTGTTGAAAACTATGGTACACGCGTCGTGATGTCACGAGATACAGACAAATTAGTCTATTTGGCAGTGATTCCAAAAGTTGGTGAAGCTAATCGAGCAAATGCTTTTATCTCGTTTCACTTTGATTCGGCAAAACCAGATAATTCAGCGAGTGGTTTTACAACCTATTATGGCCGTGAGAATAATGGCTCAAAAGACTTAGCAACACAAATGAATCAGGCAATGAGTCCGGTGATGCCGTTGACTAATCGCGGCGTTGAGCAAGCGGATTATGTGGTTCTGGAAGCAAATTCAGTGCCAGCCATTTTGCTAGAAAACGGCTACATTAACACGAGCAAGGATTTTAGTTACATTAAATCACCTGCGTATCAGCAAAAAATTGCACAACGCATTCCAATTGGTCTACAACGTTATTTGAATGCAGCAGCTAAAACGAGTCATTAG
- a CDS encoding nucleoside 2-deoxyribosyltransferase produces the protein MTKVYLAGPFFDDEQIARLERVEAALQANPTVESFYSPFRDSFDDYEFGSKAWAKVVFESDRQHLHDADVVVGIVDYDQDYVDPGTAWELGYAGMQGKKVVIFKEKEGGINIMISVPAHTFIRQADQLATYDFNVMPASEWDGPVF, from the coding sequence ATGACAAAAGTATATTTGGCAGGCCCTTTTTTTGATGATGAACAAATTGCACGGTTAGAACGAGTTGAAGCTGCATTGCAAGCAAATCCTACGGTGGAATCTTTTTATAGTCCATTTCGTGATTCTTTTGACGATTATGAATTTGGTAGTAAAGCGTGGGCCAAAGTCGTCTTTGAATCAGATCGTCAGCATTTGCATGATGCGGATGTCGTTGTCGGAATTGTTGATTATGACCAAGACTATGTTGACCCAGGTACGGCATGGGAATTGGGCTATGCCGGTATGCAAGGAAAAAAAGTTGTCATCTTTAAAGAAAAAGAAGGTGGCATTAATATCATGATTTCAGTACCAGCACATACCTTTATCCGACAAGCAGATCAGCTGGCCACGTATGATTTTAATGTGATGCCAGCGAGCGAATGGGATGGACCAGTGTTCTAA
- a CDS encoding hydroxymethylglutaryl-CoA synthase: MTKIGIDRMSFFSPHLYIDMTDLALARHEEPDKFLIGIGQSEQAVIPPTQDVVTMAANAADQILTDDDRQAIDLILFATESGIDNSKSGAVYVQRLLGMNRYARTIELKQACYAGTFGLMTARDYIKAHPGKKVLVLATDIARYGLQSSGEVTQGGGAVAMIVSENPKIAVLENDNQYQSEDIMDFWRPVYATEALVDGKYSSEVYQTFFKDLWQRYQKNSQKTIADFNAFVFHLPFTKLGLKALRQILPEANDERQNQLLANFEASRVFNRRIGNLYTGSIYLSLMSLLLNSETLQSGDRIGLFSYGSGAEGEFFSAIIQPEYRTGMVTNQFEQLFAHRQRVSITMYEGIYQAALLESSDQSLNHADDPAKFILTGLKNQQRQYETH; the protein is encoded by the coding sequence ATGACAAAAATTGGAATTGATCGGATGAGCTTCTTTTCGCCACATCTGTATATTGATATGACAGATTTAGCGTTAGCTAGGCATGAAGAACCTGACAAATTTCTAATTGGAATTGGACAAAGTGAACAGGCGGTCATTCCACCAACACAAGATGTTGTCACAATGGCAGCCAATGCGGCTGATCAAATATTGACCGATGATGATCGACAAGCCATTGATTTGATTTTATTTGCCACTGAATCTGGTATTGATAATTCAAAATCAGGGGCAGTATATGTTCAACGCCTATTGGGCATGAATCGTTATGCTAGAACCATTGAGTTAAAGCAGGCATGTTATGCCGGAACTTTTGGCCTAATGACGGCCCGTGACTATATTAAAGCGCACCCAGGTAAAAAAGTGTTAGTACTAGCGACTGACATTGCACGCTATGGATTACAATCAAGTGGTGAGGTGACACAGGGTGGTGGTGCCGTTGCGATGATTGTGTCTGAGAATCCGAAAATAGCGGTTCTAGAAAATGATAATCAGTATCAATCTGAAGATATAATGGATTTTTGGCGGCCAGTTTATGCAACTGAAGCTTTGGTTGACGGCAAGTATTCGAGTGAGGTCTATCAAACTTTTTTCAAAGATCTATGGCAACGTTACCAAAAAAACAGTCAAAAGACCATTGCTGATTTTAATGCATTTGTATTCCACTTACCATTTACCAAGTTGGGGTTAAAGGCTCTACGCCAAATCTTGCCAGAAGCAAATGATGAACGACAAAATCAGTTGTTAGCTAATTTTGAAGCTAGTCGTGTCTTCAACCGTCGCATTGGTAATTTGTACACTGGATCAATATATTTGAGTTTAATGTCCTTACTTTTGAATAGTGAGACGTTGCAGTCTGGTGATCGCATTGGATTATTCTCCTATGGATCTGGTGCAGAGGGTGAATTCTTCTCAGCTATTATTCAACCTGAATATCGAACGGGAATGGTCACAAATCAATTTGAACAATTATTCGCACATCGACAACGTGTATCGATTACAATGTACGAAGGAATTTATCAGGCAGCATTGCTTGAATCATCTGATCAGTCCCTAAATCATGCTGATGATCCTGCAAAATTCATTTTGACTGGCTTAAAAAATCAGCAACGCCAATATGAAACACATTAA
- the coaBC gene encoding bifunctional phosphopantothenoylcysteine decarboxylase/phosphopantothenate--cysteine ligase CoaBC, with product MFKDKKVILIVTGGIAAYKAVIFARLLMKRGAFVRVVMTRSATEFVTPKTFATLTNQPVLTQLFSDTPDVPHIALADWADLMFVVPATANIIGKIANGIADDAASTVLLARHTPLVIAPAMNEHMYQNPAVQRNLDRLSADGVLIVAPVTGLLAEGYLGQGRLPEPEDILTVAEMQLQQLTHHALNGKHFIVTAGGTKEAIDPVRYITNYSSGKMGYSLAQALVENGATVTLISTVDDLKLPFGVKYIAVSSAEEMRNAVELAFDQSDGLIMAAAVADYRPENVAQQKIKKQTHDPMTMTLIQNPDIVAMMGAKKAKQIVVAFAAETQDLLKNAKAKLLKKNADMLIANDVTAVDAGFGVDTNRVTILQKDGDSISLPVMSKIEVARQIVEHMIINMTKE from the coding sequence ATGTTTAAAGATAAAAAGGTGATTTTGATTGTTACTGGTGGCATTGCAGCATATAAAGCAGTTATTTTTGCGCGTCTCTTAATGAAACGTGGCGCCTTCGTCCGCGTTGTTATGACGCGGTCGGCAACTGAATTTGTAACGCCAAAAACATTTGCGACGCTTACAAATCAACCGGTTTTAACCCAGCTGTTTTCAGATACACCAGACGTGCCACATATTGCTTTAGCTGACTGGGCAGACCTCATGTTTGTTGTTCCGGCAACAGCTAACATAATTGGTAAAATTGCTAATGGTATTGCAGACGATGCGGCGTCAACAGTATTGTTAGCACGCCATACCCCACTCGTGATTGCGCCCGCAATGAATGAACACATGTATCAAAATCCAGCTGTTCAAAGAAATCTTGACCGTTTAAGCGCCGATGGGGTGCTGATTGTGGCACCGGTTACTGGTCTATTAGCAGAGGGTTATCTTGGTCAAGGCCGATTGCCTGAGCCGGAAGATATTTTGACCGTAGCTGAGATGCAATTACAACAATTAACGCATCACGCATTGAATGGAAAACATTTTATTGTGACAGCTGGTGGTACTAAAGAGGCAATTGATCCGGTGCGATATATTACCAATTATTCATCTGGTAAGATGGGTTATAGTTTGGCGCAGGCATTGGTTGAAAACGGGGCTACAGTGACTTTGATCTCAACAGTTGATGATTTAAAGCTACCGTTTGGTGTTAAGTATATAGCTGTATCAAGTGCTGAAGAGATGAGAAACGCGGTTGAATTAGCATTTGATCAAAGCGATGGGCTGATTATGGCCGCAGCTGTGGCGGACTATCGACCAGAAAATGTCGCACAACAAAAAATTAAAAAGCAAACGCATGATCCAATGACAATGACCCTCATTCAGAATCCAGATATTGTGGCAATGATGGGAGCTAAAAAGGCCAAACAAATCGTTGTTGCATTTGCAGCGGAGACACAAGATCTGTTAAAAAACGCTAAAGCAAAGCTGCTCAAAAAAAATGCTGATATGTTGATTGCAAATGATGTGACAGCGGTTGATGCCGGCTTTGGCGTTGACACGAATCGTGTCACCATTTTGCAAAAGGATGGTGACAGCATATCATTACCGGTGATGTCAAAAATTGAAGTCGCGCGGCAAATAGTTGAACACATGATTATCAATATGACAAAGGAGTAA
- a CDS encoding pyridoxamine 5'-phosphate oxidase family protein, whose product MEQTSISTKKLCEKYLRGSHILNLATSSQNRPSNRDMFYIVPTDFTQTIYVMTPTNAQKLIEIEDNPYVAFSTEPTKEDQGVVTSNTAMIARSNLSFNDVAHLVAKQVPEWENQVGKGRDNFVVLAITFPTAKIFGKQGIESIVL is encoded by the coding sequence ATGGAACAAACGTCAATCAGCACAAAAAAACTTTGCGAAAAGTATTTAAGGGGTTCACATATTTTGAATTTAGCGACTTCAAGTCAAAATCGACCTAGTAATCGTGATATGTTTTATATCGTACCAACTGATTTTACGCAGACGATTTATGTCATGACACCGACCAATGCGCAAAAGCTCATTGAAATTGAAGACAATCCGTATGTGGCATTTTCAACTGAACCAACTAAAGAAGATCAAGGTGTTGTGACATCGAATACGGCCATGATTGCGCGTTCGAATTTATCATTCAATGACGTTGCACACCTAGTAGCAAAACAGGTGCCAGAGTGGGAAAATCAGGTAGGTAAGGGCCGTGATAATTTTGTGGTGTTAGCCATCACTTTTCCAACTGCTAAAATCTTTGGTAAACAGGGCATTGAATCAATTGTTCTATAG
- a CDS encoding CvpA family protein — protein MIISVIIILAMVVAGYKGYQYGFLRTFAISVGRVIIWTLAVLLAHNLGTVMQNFFTSAVNAQWSTEVGGQFIGKATEFLFSGMGFAIITIIGTLLLRIIVRGLKFINHLPLLGFTNRLAGLLLNMIMMYVTVFFTLQIIGIWPISELHVQLTHSPVAQMIMQKTPVLSRTIYEWFLLI, from the coding sequence GTGATTATTTCAGTAATCATTATTTTGGCGATGGTGGTAGCTGGCTATAAAGGTTACCAATATGGGTTCTTGCGTACTTTCGCGATTTCGGTTGGTCGAGTGATTATATGGACGTTAGCTGTTTTATTAGCACATAATTTGGGCACAGTCATGCAAAATTTTTTCACCTCAGCCGTTAACGCACAATGGTCAACAGAAGTAGGCGGTCAATTTATCGGGAAAGCCACTGAATTTTTATTTTCAGGCATGGGTTTTGCAATAATCACAATCATAGGTACATTGCTTTTACGTATTATTGTACGGGGGCTGAAATTCATCAATCATTTGCCACTCTTAGGTTTCACTAATCGATTAGCGGGCCTATTATTAAATATGATTATGATGTATGTTACTGTATTTTTTACCTTGCAAATTATTGGTATTTGGCCCATATCAGAATTGCATGTGCAACTGACACATTCGCCCGTTGCGCAAATGATTATGCAAAAAACGCCGGTCTTATCGAGAACGATTTATGAGTGGTTCTTATTAATTTAA
- the zapA gene encoding cell division protein ZapA, with the protein MVKKIRFKGTIQNKEYVLTTTENQTHMEAVFELANQQLDAIKVQSQELSETDAMTLLAINALSEQLKMASEREQS; encoded by the coding sequence ATGGTAAAGAAAATTCGGTTTAAGGGAACCATTCAAAATAAAGAATATGTATTAACAACGACTGAAAACCAAACGCATATGGAGGCGGTTTTTGAGTTGGCGAATCAACAATTAGATGCTATCAAGGTGCAAAGCCAAGAGTTAAGTGAGACAGATGCGATGACATTATTGGCCATTAATGCATTGTCTGAACAATTGAAAATGGCATCAGAGCGTGAACAATCGTGA
- the yihA gene encoding ribosome biogenesis GTP-binding protein YihA/YsxC codes for MEVHNVEMVMSAVQPSQYPTDGLPEIALVGRSNVGKSSLTNTLINRKAFARTSSQPGKTQTLNFYKVENQVFFVDVPGYGYAKVSKSAREKFQVMIGEYLEKRQALRGVVQLVDARHAPSREDIEMYHWLTSEEMGGLPVLVVATKADKIARGRWNKAEREIKKTLQFSDQVSDFEMFSSETKYGKEIVWEWIEARMLDGTDFSVDDDTPETSN; via the coding sequence ATGGAAGTTCATAATGTCGAAATGGTGATGTCAGCGGTACAACCTAGTCAGTATCCAACAGATGGTTTGCCAGAAATTGCTTTAGTTGGTCGATCAAATGTTGGTAAGTCTTCTTTGACTAATACATTAATTAACCGTAAGGCGTTTGCTCGAACTTCATCTCAACCTGGAAAAACGCAAACATTGAATTTTTATAAGGTCGAAAATCAAGTATTTTTCGTTGATGTCCCTGGTTATGGTTATGCAAAAGTTTCAAAATCAGCACGTGAGAAGTTTCAAGTAATGATCGGTGAATATTTAGAAAAGCGGCAGGCTTTACGCGGAGTTGTGCAATTAGTTGATGCACGACACGCGCCGTCACGTGAAGATATTGAAATGTATCATTGGTTAACTTCCGAAGAGATGGGTGGATTACCAGTGTTAGTGGTCGCAACTAAGGCGGATAAAATAGCACGTGGTCGTTGGAATAAGGCCGAACGTGAGATAAAAAAAACACTTCAGTTTAGTGACCAAGTCTCTGATTTTGAAATGTTTTCGTCAGAGACAAAATATGGTAAAGAAATCGTCTGGGAGTGGATTGAAGCCCGTATGCTTGATGGCACAGACTTTTCTGTAGATGACGATACACCAGAAACATCAAATTAA